A section of the Flavobacterium sp. CG_23.5 genome encodes:
- a CDS encoding chemotaxis protein CheB: MKLAKKPTLNKLTTEKEVKKNPFTVVAIGASAGGLEAVSILLKNLPSNTGMAFIYAQHLNPDHKSLLASILSKITKMKVQEIDNMEKMAPNNVYIMPPNKEIAVVDGHIRLLPRPKKLGTNLSIDVLFSSLAETHKSNVIGVVLSGYAHDGMIGLKTIKAAGGITFAQDETAQASSMPNSAIAAGAVDYILPPEEIAIELVRLSQNNFILKNNNEKQNVSEIILKNTNFDLNTIFELLLKQTGVDFSHYKMATIKRRISHKMQHYGIKTVEEYVKLLLEKNNEIEILYKDLLINVTSFFREKQTFQYLKTVLLPKLLKSKKADETLRIWVPACSTGQEAYSIAMIISDLQDTDNKTPVQIFATDLSEDAIRQARIGEYSHNDLKTISKKYVHLYFTKVGENYRIVKELRDMCVFAPHNILRDPPFSRMDFVSCCNLLIYFDSAAQKKVFSSLHFALNDSGYLMLGKAESIGITSQLFTSMNNKYKIYSRKNNMGIGKLLELTPRFTRVNMSNKKAIPSSKSTSLNPVGIEDVIDSVLLTTYMPACAVVNKDMEILQFRGPVSTYLEYAYGKATLNILKMARPEFAFELRNAINTVIETKEAVHKSGIEIKIDSVLRMMSFEVTPLKYEWDEPLLLIIFKPQEAVVQSNENDTDGNLISSQKDLKIKKLTDELNKTRSEMISIIESQETTYEELQAANEEIVSSNEEFQTLNEELETSKEEIEATNEELICTNQELQMRHNLLTEAHDFSMAIIATIHEPMLILHKDFSVKSANKSFYKKFLVEKAETEGKLLFDLGDNQWNIPKLRSVLNDVISKNNGFENFEVTHTFAGIGEKIMLLNAQLIIQKTSSEQLILLAIEDITDRSRYYLKEKYSSSLIEASLDPLMTLNIEGKITDMNQATVKITGLSRTKLKDSNFFDHFTEPQKAREVYQEVFEKGSVTDSPLTLSNKDGKLTDVLFNGSVYKDDRGNVLGVVIVARDVTIQRRIEKESLEARIFAELATQIAEDAKSKAEASTHLAEEAMKSKQQFLSNMSHEIRTPMNAIIGFTKVVLKTELTQKQKKYLEAIKISGDSLIVLIDDILDLAKVDAGKMIFEKKPFKIKSSIQAMLRLFETKIQEKNLELITQFDPTIPTVVLGDPIRLHQIILNLVSNAIKFTNNGTIEVSVHLLHEDNEKVILEFEVTDTGIGIPKEKIARIFENFQQASSGTSRLYGGTGLGLAIVKQLVESQGGNIRVKSKFNAGSTFIFSLTFNKTNEKPVSEATLIELDHKIKNIRVLVVEDIALNQLLMKTLLDDFGFHHEIAENGKIAIEKLQKNEFDIILMDLQMPEMNGFQATKYIRNTLKLNIPIIALTADVTTVDLDKCKAVGMNDYIAKPLDERILYSKIVSILKRDEPSEKDIKSIENKQKDQVQNKKIKCINLEYLKTRTKSNANLMSEMISLYLIQTPTIISAIKQSFDEKNWPLLSAAAHKIIPSFSIMGISSDVEDLAKKIQEYASKEKHLDKIEDLIIELEECCVQSSHELEEELEIIKNG, from the coding sequence ATGAAATTAGCTAAGAAACCAACTCTGAATAAATTGACTACTGAAAAAGAAGTTAAAAAAAACCCGTTTACAGTTGTAGCTATTGGCGCTTCAGCGGGAGGACTAGAAGCAGTCAGTATTTTATTAAAAAACCTGCCTTCTAATACTGGTATGGCTTTTATTTATGCGCAGCATCTCAATCCTGACCATAAAAGTTTACTCGCTTCTATCCTATCGAAGATTACGAAAATGAAAGTGCAGGAAATAGATAATATGGAGAAAATGGCTCCAAATAATGTTTACATAATGCCTCCCAATAAAGAAATTGCTGTCGTTGATGGACACATTAGGTTGCTTCCAAGACCAAAAAAATTGGGCACTAACTTATCAATAGATGTTCTTTTTTCCTCACTTGCAGAAACTCATAAATCAAATGTGATTGGTGTGGTTCTTTCAGGGTATGCACATGATGGAATGATTGGATTAAAAACGATTAAAGCAGCAGGAGGAATTACGTTTGCACAAGATGAAACTGCTCAAGCCAGTAGTATGCCTAATTCAGCAATCGCCGCAGGAGCCGTAGACTACATTTTACCTCCTGAAGAAATTGCAATTGAATTAGTACGTCTTAGCCAAAACAATTTTATTCTAAAAAATAATAATGAAAAACAGAATGTAAGTGAAATAATTTTAAAAAATACTAATTTCGATTTAAATACTATTTTTGAACTTTTACTTAAACAAACTGGAGTTGATTTTAGTCATTATAAAATGGCGACTATCAAGAGAAGAATTAGCCATAAAATGCAGCACTATGGTATAAAAACTGTGGAGGAATATGTAAAGCTTTTGCTCGAAAAAAATAATGAGATAGAAATTTTATATAAAGATTTGCTGATTAATGTCACTAGTTTTTTCAGAGAAAAACAAACTTTCCAATATCTAAAAACTGTTCTTCTTCCTAAACTATTAAAAAGCAAAAAAGCTGACGAAACATTGCGTATATGGGTTCCAGCTTGTTCAACGGGTCAGGAAGCCTACTCCATTGCAATGATCATTAGTGATTTGCAAGATACCGACAATAAGACACCGGTTCAAATTTTTGCCACAGACCTTAGCGAAGATGCTATTAGACAAGCCCGTATTGGTGAATATTCTCACAATGACTTGAAAACCATTTCTAAAAAATATGTACACCTCTATTTTACAAAAGTAGGCGAAAATTACCGCATTGTTAAAGAGCTTCGTGATATGTGCGTATTTGCGCCTCACAATATTTTACGTGATCCTCCTTTTTCTCGTATGGATTTTGTGAGTTGTTGTAATCTTCTTATCTATTTTGATTCTGCTGCACAAAAAAAGGTCTTTTCCTCTCTTCATTTTGCTTTAAATGATAGTGGTTATTTAATGCTTGGTAAGGCTGAAAGTATTGGTATAACATCGCAACTTTTTACATCAATGAATAATAAGTATAAAATTTATTCCCGTAAAAATAATATGGGAATAGGTAAATTACTTGAATTAACACCCCGCTTTACACGCGTAAATATGTCTAATAAAAAAGCAATCCCCTCTTCGAAAAGTACAAGTCTAAATCCTGTTGGTATAGAAGATGTGATCGATTCTGTTCTACTTACCACTTATATGCCTGCCTGTGCAGTTGTTAACAAAGACATGGAAATCCTACAGTTTAGAGGACCGGTCTCTACTTATCTAGAATATGCCTATGGTAAAGCGACACTTAATATTTTAAAAATGGCGCGGCCTGAGTTTGCTTTTGAACTTCGCAATGCGATCAACACAGTTATTGAGACAAAGGAAGCCGTACACAAATCCGGTATTGAAATAAAAATAGATTCGGTTTTACGGATGATGTCGTTTGAAGTTACGCCCCTAAAATACGAATGGGATGAACCTTTATTACTTATTATATTTAAACCTCAAGAAGCTGTTGTACAAAGTAATGAAAATGATACAGATGGAAACCTCATTTCTTCCCAAAAAGACTTAAAAATAAAAAAACTGACTGACGAGTTAAATAAAACGCGTTCAGAAATGATTTCCATTATTGAATCGCAAGAAACTACTTATGAGGAATTACAAGCAGCTAATGAAGAAATCGTTTCATCTAATGAAGAATTTCAAACTCTAAATGAAGAATTAGAGACCTCAAAGGAAGAAATTGAAGCTACTAATGAAGAACTCATTTGCACCAATCAGGAATTGCAAATGCGACATAATCTTTTAACTGAAGCACATGATTTTTCTATGGCAATAATTGCTACTATTCATGAACCGATGCTTATTCTACATAAAGATTTTAGTGTAAAATCTGCAAATAAATCTTTTTACAAAAAATTTCTGGTTGAAAAAGCAGAAACGGAAGGGAAATTATTATTTGACTTGGGGGACAATCAATGGAATATTCCAAAATTAAGATCAGTGTTAAACGATGTTATTTCAAAAAATAACGGCTTCGAAAATTTTGAAGTGACTCATACCTTCGCAGGAATAGGGGAAAAAATAATGTTGTTAAATGCCCAACTGATTATTCAAAAAACGAGTAGTGAACAGTTAATTCTTCTCGCTATAGAAGATATCACAGATCGCTCGCGTTATTATCTTAAAGAAAAATATTCGTCAAGCCTTATTGAAGCCAGTCTTGATCCATTGATGACCCTAAACATTGAAGGTAAAATTACTGACATGAATCAGGCGACTGTAAAAATAACCGGTTTATCGCGCACTAAATTGAAGGATTCCAATTTCTTTGATCATTTTACCGAGCCACAAAAAGCCCGTGAAGTTTATCAGGAAGTATTTGAAAAAGGATCGGTAACTGATTCTCCTTTAACCCTTAGCAACAAAGACGGTAAACTTACCGATGTATTATTCAACGGATCCGTGTACAAAGATGATAGAGGAAATGTACTAGGAGTTGTAATTGTTGCCAGAGATGTAACAATACAAAGAAGAATCGAAAAAGAATCTCTAGAAGCAAGAATTTTTGCTGAACTAGCCACTCAAATTGCTGAAGATGCAAAAAGTAAAGCAGAAGCTTCAACGCATTTAGCAGAAGAAGCAATGAAATCAAAACAACAATTTTTGTCTAACATGAGCCATGAAATCCGCACGCCCATGAATGCGATTATTGGTTTTACAAAAGTAGTTCTGAAAACAGAATTAACACAAAAACAAAAAAAATATTTAGAAGCCATAAAAATTAGCGGTGATTCATTAATCGTGCTTATAGATGACATACTCGATTTAGCAAAAGTAGATGCCGGGAAAATGATATTTGAAAAGAAACCTTTTAAAATAAAATCTTCTATCCAAGCTATGTTGCGTCTTTTTGAAACAAAAATTCAAGAAAAAAATTTAGAATTAATAACTCAATTTGATCCAACAATCCCAACAGTTGTTCTTGGCGATCCAATTCGTTTGCATCAGATTATTTTAAATTTGGTTAGTAATGCTATTAAATTTACAAATAATGGTACAATTGAGGTAAGCGTTCATCTGTTGCATGAAGATAATGAAAAAGTAATCCTTGAATTTGAAGTTACTGATACTGGTATAGGCATACCTAAAGAAAAAATAGCACGGATATTTGAAAATTTTCAACAAGCATCCAGCGGAACTTCCAGATTATATGGCGGAACAGGATTAGGACTTGCAATAGTAAAACAACTAGTAGAATCACAAGGCGGAAATATTCGTGTAAAAAGTAAATTTAACGCTGGTTCAACATTTATTTTTTCACTAACCTTTAATAAAACAAATGAAAAACCTGTTTCAGAAGCGACATTAATTGAATTAGATCATAAAATAAAAAACATAAGAGTTTTAGTTGTCGAAGATATTGCGCTTAATCAATTACTAATGAAAACATTGTTAGATGATTTTGGCTTCCATCATGAAATCGCTGAAAACGGTAAAATAGCAATTGAGAAATTACAAAAAAATGAGTTTGATATTATTTTGATGGACTTGCAAATGCCAGAAATGAATGGATTTCAAGCCACAAAATATATTCGTAATACATTGAAATTAAATATTCCTATAATTGCATTAACTGCTGACGTCACCACAGTAGATTTAGATAAATGCAAAGCGGTAGGAATGAATGATTATATTGCAAAACCTCTTGATGAACGTATATTATACAGTAAGATAGTTAGTATTCTTAAAAGGGATGAACCTTCAGAAAAAGATATAAAGAGTATTGAAAACAAACAAAAAGATCAAGTTCAAAATAAAAAAATAAAATGTATTAATTTAGAATATTTAAAAACCCGTACAAAATCAAATGCAAATTTGATGTCGGAAATGATCTCACTTTATTTAATACAAACTCCAACAATAATTTCGGCAATAAAACAAAGTTTTGACGAAAAAAACTGGCCATTATTAAGCGCTGCTGCGCATAAAATAATCCCTTCGTTTTCAATTATGGGTATCAGCTCCGATGTTGAAGATTTGGCAAAAAAAATTCAGGAATATGCAAGCAAAGAAAAACATTTAGATAAAATTGAGGACTTAATCATCGAACTGGAAGAATGTTGTGTACAATCATCCCATGAATTAGAGGAAGAACTCGAGATAATCAAAAATGGTTAA
- a CDS encoding ice-binding protein — MKLRNTLSTLAMLSVVFLSSCTNDTTENSASTIAAVANSKSSSSPLSSVNETYNVQPKVGSLNPVNLGIAGDFAILSKTGITDVYKSSITGDIGSSPITGAAILVKCNEVVGTIYTVDAAGPLPCSVTNATKLTVAIGDMQTAYTDAAGRTNPDFLNLGAGNIGGKTLTPGLYKWTTALNIPTDITISGSSTDVFIFQVAGTLKLSSAVRMTLTGGAQAKNIFWVVSDAVTCGTTSHFEGNILGMTGINLQTEATINGRMMAQTAVTLQMNSVTKPQ; from the coding sequence ATGAAATTAAGAAATACGCTTTCTACCCTTGCCATGTTATCGGTAGTTTTTTTATCCAGTTGTACTAATGATACTACTGAGAATTCAGCATCTACTATAGCCGCAGTGGCAAATTCAAAAAGTTCAAGTTCTCCTCTTTCTTCAGTTAATGAAACCTATAATGTACAACCAAAAGTAGGCTCATTGAATCCAGTAAATCTTGGTATTGCAGGAGATTTTGCAATCCTATCAAAAACAGGAATTACTGACGTCTATAAATCATCTATTACTGGTGACATTGGATCAAGCCCAATTACTGGTGCTGCCATATTAGTTAAATGTAATGAAGTGGTAGGAACAATATACACAGTTGATGCTGCAGGTCCACTTCCGTGCAGCGTGACTAACGCTACAAAATTGACAGTTGCTATTGGTGATATGCAAACAGCCTATACGGATGCAGCAGGACGAACTAATCCTGATTTTTTAAATTTAGGAGCTGGAAATATAGGTGGAAAAACACTTACACCTGGTTTATATAAATGGACAACGGCGCTTAATATCCCAACTGATATTACTATTTCAGGTAGTTCAACTGATGTTTTTATTTTCCAAGTGGCCGGTACTCTTAAATTGAGTTCAGCTGTTAGAATGACATTAACAGGAGGTGCGCAAGCAAAAAACATTTTTTGGGTAGTTTCAGATGCGGTAACCTGCGGAACAACTAGTCATTTTGAAGGAAACATATTAGGGATGACCGGTATCAATTTGCAGACTGAGGCAACAATCAACGGAAGAATGATGGCACAAACTGCTGTAACTTTACAAATGAATTCGGTTACTAAACCACAATAA
- a CDS encoding 2-hydroxyacid dehydrogenase — MKIAVFSSKPHDREFLDKFNMDHKHELIYFEAPLTADTTNLALGFEAVCIFVNDKIDALTIDKLSIIGVKLIDLRCAGFNNVDIEAAKIKNIKVTRVPAYSPQAVAEHAIALILTLNRKTHKVYNRVRESNFSLENLIGFNLYGKTVGVIGTGKIGTAFCQIMLGFGCKVLAHDVYESEKLKDKGVEYRTLNEILKNSDIISLHCPLNTDTKHLFNRLAFSKIKKGAMLINTSRGALIETSDAIAALKNGQLGYLGIDVYEQEENLFFKDLSESIIQDDLIQRLLAFHNVLITPHQGFFTKEALDQIAIITLKNFTDFEKGAPLENEVKL, encoded by the coding sequence ATGAAAATAGCTGTATTCAGTTCAAAACCACATGATCGAGAATTTTTAGATAAATTCAATATGGACCATAAACATGAGTTGATTTATTTTGAAGCTCCGTTAACTGCTGACACCACTAATTTAGCTTTAGGATTTGAAGCTGTTTGCATATTTGTAAATGACAAAATTGATGCTCTGACTATTGACAAATTATCAATAATAGGTGTCAAACTAATTGATTTACGATGCGCAGGTTTTAATAATGTGGATATTGAAGCTGCTAAAATTAAAAATATAAAAGTGACTCGGGTTCCTGCATACTCGCCACAAGCAGTAGCTGAACACGCTATAGCATTAATTCTGACTTTAAACAGGAAAACTCATAAAGTCTATAACAGAGTTCGAGAGAGTAATTTTTCATTGGAAAACCTAATTGGATTCAATCTTTACGGAAAAACGGTCGGAGTAATTGGAACAGGAAAAATTGGAACTGCTTTTTGCCAAATCATGTTGGGATTTGGCTGTAAAGTTCTTGCACATGACGTTTATGAATCGGAAAAATTAAAAGATAAAGGAGTTGAATATAGGACCTTGAATGAAATTTTGAAAAACTCTGATATCATTTCGCTCCACTGTCCATTAAACACAGACACAAAACATCTCTTTAACCGTTTAGCCTTTTCTAAAATAAAAAAAGGAGCTATGCTGATCAATACGAGTCGTGGAGCTTTAATTGAAACCTCTGACGCTATAGCTGCTTTAAAAAATGGACAATTAGGGTATCTGGGAATCGACGTTTATGAGCAAGAAGAAAATCTGTTCTTTAAGGATTTATCAGAAAGTATTATTCAAGATGACTTAATTCAACGATTATTAGCATTTCACAATGTATTAATTACGCCACATCAAGGTTTTTTTACCAAAGAAGCCTTAGATCAAATTGCAATTATAACACTAAAGAATTTCACTGATTTTGAAAAAGGAGCGCCATTAGAAAATGAAGTGAAACTCTAA
- a CDS encoding DUF892 family protein has product MKSTDTSIDKKGKVQEVKGNSDKATTEIKQGCRNIFVDELKEIYFAEKALMISIPIMIKKAATKELVTALTIHYNFTKDHIKRLEDIFTSIGESDIVTKYEAMYGTSKSLK; this is encoded by the coding sequence ATGAAAAGTACCGACACTAGTATTGATAAAAAAGGAAAAGTTCAAGAAGTAAAAGGAAATTCTGATAAAGCAACAACCGAAATAAAACAAGGTTGTCGCAATATTTTTGTAGATGAACTTAAAGAAATATATTTTGCAGAAAAAGCTTTAATGATATCTATTCCCATAATGATTAAAAAAGCTGCGACGAAAGAGTTAGTGACTGCACTTACCATTCATTATAATTTTACAAAAGATCATATCAAGCGTTTAGAAGATATTTTTACTTCAATAGGTGAATCCGACATTGTAACCAAATATGAAGCGATGTATGGAACTTCTAAATCTTTAAAATAA
- a CDS encoding NAD-dependent succinate-semialdehyde dehydrogenase, producing MPIQTVNPFTNKVVKSFEEMTDKTVDTLIAKSAKTFTEWRETSYKQRADILHKVAKLMREKKESLAKIITLEMGKLIAQAEGEIVLGADIFDYYADNAAEFLADKQLEPKLGSALVRCSPIGVILGVEPWNFPFYQVARFAAPNIMVGNTVLVKHASLVPQCAVAIEELFNEAGAPNGVYTNLLISGKRASALVSDKRIKGVSLTGSEAAGASIAAEAGKHLKKSVLELGGSDAFIILDDADIDKAVEWGVIGRINNNGECCIASKRFIAVEAIADEFIKKFKEKLSNLVVGDPMDSKTELGPLSSEDAIVHLLDQVKRSVDAGAKVLIGGKRMDNPGNFMEPTILTDLTPEIPAYYEELFGPVASFYRVKNEQEAIDLANDSSFGLGCSIFTQDIERGKSVADKIDAGMVFINHPTWTQSDLPFGGTKGSGYGRELSELGIQEFVNKKLIRVSGLSDPL from the coding sequence ATGCCAATTCAAACCGTTAATCCGTTTACTAATAAAGTTGTTAAATCATTTGAAGAAATGACTGACAAAACAGTAGATACTCTAATAGCTAAATCTGCAAAGACATTTACAGAATGGAGAGAAACAAGTTATAAACAACGCGCCGATATACTTCATAAAGTTGCCAAATTAATGCGTGAGAAAAAGGAATCCCTTGCCAAAATTATAACCTTGGAAATGGGAAAACTTATTGCTCAAGCAGAAGGTGAAATCGTATTAGGTGCCGATATTTTTGACTATTACGCAGATAATGCTGCTGAATTTTTAGCTGATAAACAATTAGAACCAAAATTAGGAAGCGCTTTGGTTCGTTGCAGTCCGATAGGAGTAATTTTAGGTGTAGAACCTTGGAATTTTCCATTTTACCAAGTAGCCCGTTTTGCAGCTCCAAATATAATGGTGGGTAATACCGTTCTTGTAAAGCATGCCTCACTGGTTCCACAATGTGCTGTGGCGATTGAAGAATTGTTTAATGAAGCTGGTGCTCCAAATGGCGTTTACACGAATCTTTTAATATCTGGAAAACGAGCATCTGCTCTAGTTTCTGATAAAAGAATCAAAGGCGTATCATTGACCGGTAGCGAAGCAGCTGGCGCAAGTATAGCAGCAGAAGCTGGTAAACATTTAAAAAAATCCGTTTTGGAACTAGGTGGTAGTGATGCCTTTATTATCCTTGATGATGCTGATATTGATAAAGCTGTAGAATGGGGAGTTATAGGTCGAATTAATAACAACGGTGAATGTTGTATAGCTTCAAAAAGGTTCATTGCAGTTGAAGCAATTGCGGATGAATTCATTAAAAAATTTAAAGAAAAATTATCCAATTTAGTTGTAGGTGATCCAATGGATTCCAAAACAGAACTTGGACCATTAAGTAGTGAGGACGCCATTGTACATTTATTAGATCAGGTAAAAAGATCAGTTGATGCAGGAGCAAAAGTTTTGATTGGAGGTAAAAGAATGGATAATCCTGGAAATTTTATGGAACCAACCATTTTAACTGATTTAACTCCTGAAATACCTGCCTATTATGAAGAATTATTTGGACCGGTAGCTTCTTTTTATCGTGTTAAAAATGAACAAGAAGCGATTGATTTAGCTAATGACTCTAGCTTTGGTTTGGGTTGTTCCATTTTTACCCAAGACATAGAACGTGGAAAAAGTGTAGCGGATAAAATCGACGCAGGTATGGTATTTATCAATCACCCAACTTGGACACAATCAGATCTACCTTTTGGAGGTACTAAAGGTTCTGGATATGGAAGAGAATTATCAGAATTAGGAATTCAAGAATTTGTCAATAAAAAACTTATTCGCGTAAGTGGTCTTTCAGATCCTCTATAA
- a CDS encoding NADP-dependent oxidoreductase encodes MNTKQIVLASRPKGSPTLDNFKMENIEVPEIQNGEVLLEGMYYSVDPYMRGRMNDAKSYSAPFKIDEAIQGGVIAKVLDSKSDNFKTGDIVSGTLPWKEKFTISEKSIKKIDTSIAPASYYLGVLGMTGLTAYFGLMHICKPKSGETVVISGAAGAVGVVVGQIAKIQGCRVIGIAGSDEKTELLKTEFGFDEAINYKTIKNITKAIATLCPDGVDIYFDNVGGEISDAVIANINFHARIALCGQISLYNSTEIPVGPRIQPMLLTRSVLMQGFIVSNFQNEFPEGIQHLSKWVKDEKLKFTETIENGFDQLPKALLGLFKGENIGKMIVKA; translated from the coding sequence ATGAATACAAAACAAATAGTATTAGCATCCAGACCGAAAGGATCCCCTACTCTCGACAATTTCAAGATGGAGAATATTGAGGTTCCTGAAATTCAAAATGGGGAAGTTTTACTGGAAGGAATGTATTATTCAGTTGATCCTTATATGCGTGGTAGAATGAATGATGCCAAATCGTATTCAGCACCTTTTAAGATTGATGAGGCTATTCAAGGGGGTGTCATTGCAAAAGTCTTGGACAGTAAATCAGATAATTTTAAAACAGGCGATATCGTATCAGGAACGCTTCCTTGGAAAGAAAAGTTTACCATTTCGGAAAAAAGTATAAAAAAAATTGACACTTCTATAGCACCGGCTAGTTACTATTTAGGTGTTTTAGGAATGACCGGTTTAACCGCTTATTTTGGTCTAATGCATATATGCAAACCTAAATCTGGAGAAACCGTTGTTATCTCCGGAGCCGCGGGAGCTGTAGGAGTAGTTGTAGGACAAATAGCAAAAATTCAAGGGTGCCGGGTCATAGGAATAGCGGGTTCCGATGAAAAAACCGAATTACTGAAGACTGAATTTGGTTTTGATGAAGCCATCAATTATAAAACCATTAAAAACATAACAAAAGCTATTGCGACCTTATGTCCAGATGGTGTTGATATTTATTTTGATAATGTAGGCGGCGAAATTTCGGATGCCGTTATTGCAAACATAAATTTTCACGCAAGAATTGCTTTGTGTGGGCAAATTTCTTTGTACAATTCTACTGAAATACCTGTAGGACCGCGAATACAACCTATGTTGCTTACCAGAAGCGTATTAATGCAGGGTTTTATCGTAAGTAATTTTCAAAATGAGTTTCCGGAAGGTATTCAGCATCTATCAAAATGGGTAAAAGACGAGAAATTAAAATTTACAGAAACAATCGAAAATGGTTTTGACCAACTACCAAAAGCACTTCTTGGACTTTTCAAAGGAGAAAACATTGGTAAAATGATTGTTAAAGCTTAA
- a CDS encoding Dps family protein — translation MKPQIGITESHLQKSNAFLTSILANEMTLYIKLRKFHWNIAGENFMELHKLFEGQYKQLEESIDEIAERISKLGGKTIGTMKEFSEMTILKESPNHYPSQKEMKKELLDDHETVIVQLRKDVDLCAEENKDAGTADFLTGLMEQHETMAWVLRRYLS, via the coding sequence ATGAAACCACAAATAGGAATTACAGAAAGTCATTTACAAAAAAGCAACGCTTTTCTTACTTCGATCTTAGCTAATGAAATGACATTATATATCAAATTAAGAAAATTTCATTGGAATATAGCGGGTGAGAATTTCATGGAACTACACAAATTATTTGAAGGACAGTACAAACAATTGGAAGAATCGATTGATGAAATTGCAGAACGCATCAGTAAGCTTGGAGGAAAAACAATTGGTACAATGAAAGAATTTTCAGAAATGACAATTCTTAAGGAATCTCCAAACCATTATCCTTCCCAAAAGGAAATGAAAAAAGAATTATTAGATGATCATGAAACCGTTATTGTTCAATTACGAAAAGATGTGGATCTGTGTGCCGAAGAAAATAAAGATGCAGGAACTGCTGATTTCCTTACCGGTTTAATGGAGCAACATGAAACAATGGCCTGGGTACTTAGACGATATTTGAGTTAA
- a CDS encoding low affinity iron permease family protein, translating into MKKKSEKGPTALEKMSSLVTRASGSSAAFLIALSVIIIWLITGPIFNYSDTWQLIINTGTTIITFLMVFLIQRSQNKDSIALHLKLNELIIAQEFASNRLVSIEEIGEDDLKVLQKFYDHLALLAKKDLSVQESHSINSANEHDERKSKQEKKIKNAVPK; encoded by the coding sequence ATGAAAAAAAAATCAGAAAAAGGTCCTACTGCCCTCGAAAAAATGTCGTCATTAGTTACTAGAGCATCGGGAAGCTCCGCGGCTTTTTTAATAGCCTTGTCAGTAATAATAATCTGGCTTATTACTGGGCCGATTTTTAATTACTCAGATACATGGCAATTAATCATAAACACGGGTACTACAATTATTACTTTTCTAATGGTCTTCCTTATTCAAAGAAGCCAAAATAAAGACTCTATTGCGCTACATTTAAAATTAAACGAACTAATAATTGCCCAAGAGTTTGCAAGCAACAGACTTGTCTCAATTGAAGAAATTGGCGAGGATGACTTGAAAGTCCTTCAGAAATTCTATGACCATCTTGCTTTATTGGCAAAAAAAGACTTGTCAGTCCAAGAATCACATTCAATTAATAGCGCCAATGAACATGATGAAAGAAAAAGCAAACAAGAAAAGAAAATTAAAAACGCAGTCCCAAAATAA
- a CDS encoding PA2169 family four-helix-bundle protein: MNADKTIEVLNTFIEINNDRIEGYKVASKGTEKYSLKSLFFEFQQTSRKCKSELIEEVKKLGGIPKKETKIKNKFLKFWSDFKVAFICKDSKDIIHSCERVEYKAVRYYNDVLLHHIKDLNFDQEIMLRNQYILLNVDNDKVKALRDVLSQNKYFR; the protein is encoded by the coding sequence ATGAATGCAGATAAAACAATTGAAGTATTGAATACATTCATCGAAATTAATAACGATAGAATTGAAGGTTACAAAGTTGCTTCAAAAGGAACCGAAAAATACAGTTTGAAAAGCTTGTTTTTTGAATTTCAACAAACCAGTAGAAAATGCAAATCGGAACTCATTGAAGAAGTTAAAAAATTGGGGGGAATTCCAAAAAAAGAAACTAAGATTAAAAATAAATTTTTAAAATTTTGGTCAGATTTTAAAGTAGCATTTATTTGCAAAGATAGTAAAGACATTATCCATTCATGTGAACGCGTTGAATACAAAGCCGTTAGGTATTACAATGATGTATTACTTCACCATATTAAAGATTTAAATTTCGACCAAGAAATCATGTTAAGAAATCAATATATTTTACTAAATGTTGATAATGATAAAGTTAAAGCTTTGAGAGATGTTTTATCTCAAAATAAATATTTCCGTTAA